The Glycine max cultivar Williams 82 chromosome 3, Glycine_max_v4.0, whole genome shotgun sequence sequence ctgCATATTATATATGCTAATGTTTGTGTCgacatttttattatgttaaatttaatcttttgtgtaatttttattgtactaaaattaatatatcttaTATTCTAATAGATGTGGATATTTGTTtgaagtaaattattttttctaatttaatacaattttattatgctatttcatttttgttatattaaatttaatatattgtaacaatttttcttattatatataatagctACGTAATAGTAAAACtactcaataaaataaattattaaaaattaattactaaattgtaatgtgaacttgcatgttataaatagaaacaaaaaggaatatatttttatacttctaTTATTTACTATCATTTATAATagaaattgtaaataaataatataattgtatttatatattttcttaactGAATAAATTCTATCACAAATATCCTatatcacttaaaaaaaattgtttctctattgttaatatttttctttatttcattacTTAAATTTtggtacttattttttttatatttaaaaatctcatttttttcacatatttttaacaaaataacataaattactaaattaatttaGAACATGTGAAACCCtttgatgattttgaatatGGTTAATGCTTTAAAGAAAAACATCAGATGGTGAGTTGTTTTATAATTCATCATGTTCAATTCACATTGTaactatcattttttataagtttgttGAATatgttgtaaaatatttattgtctattgatcaatattatgtttatttataatttaaagacATGATTATTCTTATATACTTAAATGTATTACCTCAAATTGTCAAGATAACAtaacaattcaaattcaaatgcattaagataacatatattaatgtaacaatttaaataagataagtaattaaaatcaacaaccaattcttttattctttgtcttctttttactttttctacTTATGAAACTTTTGTATCAATTGTTTTCACATTTATAATACACAATGAAGCTTTATTATAGTGTCAGAACCTATATAACATGACACATGcatgatctttttctttgatttttaaaaggaaactaaagtattaaaaaaaatacaaactacCTTTAGAAAAACTGCAAATTAACTATGTaaaccaacaaaaaataaattaaaataatccctAATAAATGTTAGTAAAATATCAGGTCcgcatatataaaattaaaaccaattttaaaactaacaaatatccaaaattaaattaattcttatttttttaaaatgagcagtttaacaaaaaagagttctataacaaaatacagaaaaacaaaaatggatacttctaaaattcacaaatatatctataaaatgagttttaaattaaaaaatggcaAGTTTTAAAAATCCGTTTATTATTAGGtgatagatttaaaaaatttaaatgaagttcaagataaaaaagaattagtTATTTGCAAAATTGATTTAGGAGAAGTTTTTAAAATGAACAATTATATTACAGTGATGGTATGTGAACACattaaaaatgatcatttttaaaatcaagaaataataaaatgaaaatgaattttaaaataaaaaaatagacaattttaaatttaatttaatagagaTGGTTATGTATATTGATGCTAGAGGAGAAGGATGGTTGTATAttgtcaaaacaaaaatataaagacaataagaaaagagatgaaaataattatataagaaGGTTATTAACACAATTTAGAGATGATTTGTTTTACCATCTAGGCATAAAGTGAGAAAGAAGCTAGGAACTAGTGAACCACCAATATCCAattcctttctctttgttttgCTAATTACTTTTGCTCAATAGCAttagcacaatttttttttacttgaaaaccaCCAAAAATTGTAAAAACAGTATTTACACACATTTATTTTTGGTCCTCCTTAGTGTTCCTGCAATAGGACTCTATGTTGTCTATCTCCATGCCTCCGCAATCTTCTTGTTCCCCGTTATTCTGCCATGTTGCATCAAAACTTGCTCCAAATTACGATATAGAGCATTTGTTGTGGTTTCGTTCATACAAAATAAAGTGAGTATTTTCATGAACCATTTATATAACATGAGTGGTTACATAAACAgacaaaaatgtaaattttgaaggataaaataatccttataaaaatgaagacaaaaaatagttattaaaagaaatatccCTTTAACTATTAGTATAGATATGAAAACGTGTATGGGGCTTCAggcataacatttttttctcccgagataaagatgaataaattttttacgTACGGAATAATATTAGTTGCacatcatataattatttttcagtaTTAGCATAGTTTCCCAATATATGCACGATTGCAAAACAATACCATCAAAGCTAAAACAGatttatactatatatatatatatatatatatatagacacacacaaacaaaaagTGTAACGTGATTTATCAGTGCCAAACGCGGGTTTATTGAAGTTTGTTATCAGGCGCGTGGTCTTTGTatataccaaaaaaatgttttgacctactttaatatattttttcttattaggtaaattttattaaattaatacatATAAGTTCATTCACGCGGTTTATACAAAACTCATTTAATAggaaatatatgtataataaacAATATCTTGCTTACATCaatcatatcaattttttttataatattcacTAATAGAATTTAAATACTCtcatattatattaatagtatGTTATGgattttatacaaataatatgACGTTAGTTAATACCATGAGAATATTAATCTCACTTGTGGTATAGATAGCAACtagttgagagaaaaaaaaaaacagattacGTGCTCGCGTCACATGCACATGATGAAAATTATATCATAGTATTATACCATTGAAGCTGGGAAGAGACTTTGTATATAATCTAATTAATCACTTTGTCGCTTGTCAACCCCACAACCGCAGGAAGAAACACGTGAAGTTTTAATAAATGATGATAAATGTAATGCAAGTGTACACATTTTCCTTCTCAGCAATTAGAGTAACCCTAAAAGTTCATCagaatctaataattaaaaatgcatCCAAATACACTGCAGTTAGAAGAAAAATCGAATATAGCGCCcagaatgataaattaatactaTAATTAGTAAAAGGCCCATGACTGCAGTACATGGAGTTGAAGTAGTGATGatattaatcatattaatgATTCACGAATAACACTTGCATTGCGATTAGGTAGCTAGCTAGAAAGTAGAGGAGCCTCATATCTCAGTTTTTTTATGAAGAGAATATAACAGCTAGCTGTGGAATATTATTGAAGTCAACCGattgaaaaacacaaaaaagataCTAGAAGCCACCCAGAGACAGGCGACTTATATAAAACCACGTACTATTTCTTAGATTCACATGTAAAATATGAGAAATTATAATTGTACAATAAAATATCTAACtaagaaagagaaaggaaaaaaaagataaatttaaatttaaaatgtagacTGAagcaatatataatattaattaatattatatataaacacttgcaaatatattatctatattaacataaatttttttatgaataaaaatttagTTGAGTTGAGTCTCGGAACTCATTAGTATTAGATAAATCATAAAACTTAAAgaatatttattagtatttataaattatttattaataggaTCCTTACATCAATAACGAGAACAAAAttcatattcttttaaaaatatgagtttATTTCTTATCAATTGAATCAATCTTTGTTGGTATTTACatgatctttatattatataattattctaaTATTAGACATTTAGCATATCCAAATTTTATGAGTCAAGTATATGTCTCCCACCAAatctgttagaaatttttttttgtcttaacccTCTGATTcattagagaaaataattttgattaattcgGAGTTCGATCGAAAGATAAATAAAgtctgacaaaaaaaaaattctatcaaATATCAAACTCAAATAATATCCAAACTATTCAACTTTAATTTCAACACATTAATCACTTACTTAGTTTGATACAAGCATTATCATAACCCAACTACATAGTTTTTCGTGGGATCAGCACCTCAATCCTTGCTGCATAAAATCCAAATACAAAACGGGCTTTTTGGTTTTATTGGTATGGATATTGTAATAATCCATAGCCAGAAGGCAGGACAATCATAGCAAAAATACGGGCATTGCTTTGTGCATCTAGAAATTATTGGTACATCCAATATAAGATGGACAATTTTAGTATTGTTCTTTTGTGCAGAAatgaaatatgtaatttttgtgTTATTAGCAATTCTAATCAATTGGGTTAATAGGTCAGTtacgttataaaataattaatatcgttttatataacactaaattttttaatgtatatttgatgcacatgtaaatttacataataatttttgtgacaattaattttgatataataattaatttatttacatatataaattataaataaaaattacttgtttaataaataaatatatatatatatatatatatatatgtaaaaaaaatacatcattaAGACAATctactaatgtattttttagccttattataattactttttatttaataatattttttttacatatataaattttaaataaaaatcataggtttcataaaattttatatatgtaaacacattaattattagatcaaaaataattatcacaaaatttatctaaatttacatgttcattaaatatacattaaaaaaatttgtgttatatataataatattaattattttataacataattaacctATGAAAGAACAATATTGAAATTGTTCATCTTGTGATGGGTGTATCAACAATTTTCAGGGTGCCTAAAGCAATCccaaaaaatacataacaactTAAAGGGCCCAAGTTGcttataaaactttattttttttggaattcaTACTTTAAAGATTGGGACCAGATACTTAGTAACAGAGTCACAGATCATTAAACCAGTCTGTAGTGAGTAGTGAGAGTGGTCTACATTTTATAATTCTCTTAGTTTATGCTATAGTATTTCACAATTTTAAGACTCTTTTTCCCTTTCACATCCTCGTCCAAACTTTGTCTCATCCGAATTCCAATACCCAAAATTGGAATTCAACACCAACACCAATTGTAAAATGTTTCTGAACGTTTCTaaccttttttttgttgtcaaaGTTCAGCCCAAAAGATCCCAAACCTGACAGCCAACCTTAAACTATCAGTCCCATGAAAATTCAGAACACATACCCCAAAGAGGTATGTAACTAACTGCAACAACAGTCATGATGGCATTGGAGACAGCATGGTACGATTGGTGTGTTATGGCATAGTTGGCATTGCCTCTTTAGGTGCCTTGTGGGCAGTGGAAATGAATGAAAGAGCTTCCCGAAGAGATTTTGAGACCACCTTTGCGAGCCTTTTGATGAAGTGGTCGTGAGTGTGTTGCACAGAGGTCACATCAGCACCCCACAGCTATGGACAAGTTGTTGGCGAGGACTTCACCCCTTTTGCCTCCTTTGTATCCGTTTCCTTTCCTTTGTGATCATGCTCCTCTTCTTACTCTGGGATGTTCTCAAATATGATTCAAGCATCTTTTTTTACTATACTGAGTATGCTCTTCTTCCCTTTCAATCTTTACTATCTAAATCTTAGTTTTATTTCCTATAATTAAGAAATTGTGCTACCGTCTCGATGCCAAAGACTTTAACCTGATTAAGAAATGGCATGCCTAGGGTACAACTTGTTTCCGTTTCCATTACgatgttattttcttttacttgtttttctttctattgTAATGTACTCCCTTGACTAGAAAACTATGGAAGGAATTGGATAGCATGCCAATTGTAGTGTTTATATATGATTGTTATACTTTGAAGAGTTGAATACTGTTTAATTGTATTGCATTTATTTGCAGGTGGACTTTCATATTGGTTACCATATATTTTGCGGTATGTCAAGGATGACAAATTGACAATCCCATCTGTTTTAAATTCGTTATCTAAGATGCAATGGGAGTGGGAATCACGTTAGTAGAACACTATAAAATAGTTGCTGTTTTTATGAGAACAAAGCTTAGTTTCTTAGGTGTGTTTAGTGTTGTTCTTTGATCAAAGTTGAAGTTTCACCTTGATGATTTGTATAGTAAAGGATGgcaaaagtttatattaaagGTCAACATAAATTACCAAGATGAAACTCAAATTTTATTCAGAGAATAGCACCAAAAATACCCAAAAATGTGCATCTaagtttgttctttttattattagcaTCTAGTGTAGTTTGCATTTATTACTTCTTTGGAACTTTGGTTTCAGTTGGGGACCATTGTATCTGCATATGGATGTTGGCGGTTCTTTAATAAACCTGTCATTCACAATGGAGCAAAGGCTGAGTTTCTGAGAAGGGATGTAGAAGAGACAATCTCTACAAACTTAATCACTTCCAACAAGTTGGAAAGCCGTTATGTTGAAGAGGACTTTCAACAAAGAGCAGGGTTTTGGGGTTTCGTCATGCAAACTATATATCAGGTTAGTCAAACACTTCGAATTCAATGTTTCTGCTGGAAAATTAGAATGAGATACTTGATGATGGTTTTAATATAGCTTCCTTGGCCTAAATGTGTTAGCAAACAGCTTTCACTTAGTTGATTTTATCTGTGTTTGGGTTTGAgcaaaatttctattttatttgttgttataacttataatgaTTGATATCAAGCTGCATAGTTACATACGAGGTATGCAAGATAAGTAAGTTTGTGTTTAATAGGAAACTAGGCGAATCAGAAAGACTGTAAAAAGAACAGTTGCTTGTCTGTATTATGGAATTATTCAAGGTATGGTATGTGGTGGATTGAGAGGTTTGGTTGAGATATTGGAATAATGGTAAGGAATTGTGGGATGTAGGAGTTTGAGAGTGTCCATATGtattatcatataatataatctTGTTTTTGATATAGACTTTTCTAATTTGTAAATGTAAGGATTGTGTATGATGTTTTCCCTAATTACTAGTATTTATCAAGTGCATGTGGAAAAAGGATGGAATATTCCCAATTGTATATCGATTGATCGAAACTGTTACACGGAGAAATAGTGACTGTGATTAAGTTAAAGTCTAAAGTTCAAATGTCAGAAAATAGCTTTAAGCCACAGGCAAGCATAACTCACTTGGGCTAGCTTTTGCAGTGCATAACCATCACAGAACCAAGTCTGAAgagttttttatttccttttcttattcttttatttttttttctaatttatcgACAATATTCAGATTGAATTGATTACTTCATTTAACAGACTAACAAACATTGTATTTTGGGTTTGGGGTGTTGTAGTCCCATTATTACAAATTTCTCATTAAAAGACTAAGCCCAGTGAGTGTAGCTGTAACCCGTCTGTAAAATAACAGTTCTTGTTCCTAGTGCATAATTCTCCTTTCATTCACTGTGTTTCTGCATACAAACACTAAAATTGCTtccaactaaaaattatttacaaattcctCCTCATACTCTCGATTGATTGAATAAATAAGTCACATAATGATTTCACTCACCTACTCAGCTCATTTCACTCCCACAGAGTACATTATCCTCATCAAAAACCTTGACAATTCTGTCTATACTATTGATTGCATAATAATTGACCCTTTTAAGAAAGAAATTCTCATCGATTTTTATTGGTCTAACTTTACAGTTGATGAGTTGCATGCACGCATTGAATGCATTTTTCCTCCTTTTGGATACAGCTCTTAATAATTTAGTAAGTGCCATCacccataaataaattttaaggacAAAACTCAAATGCAGACACACAGAAAGGTATTTTTGATATTGTTCTTCAATCAGAATTAGAGTTTTACCTCTCAATAACTTGTGTTGTTTTTTAATGCAAACCTTTAGTGTAGAGATTACCGAAGTGAAACTTTGAAGAACAGTACCAAAAGTTCTTAAAGAAATTGCATCTAAgttttttccaaaattttatGAAGTTCTGGTTTAAAAGCATTAGGCACTTATCAGCTCACGGTTGTGACTTATGATATTGGTGCATTCATTGGCAGCCATTTCCTTGGTTTAGAGTCTCCTATTTTGTTCTCTGGAGTTGTGGTTATGTCATTTTTCAATGGGTCATCCACGCCTTTGGTTTTAAATggtacaataattatatttccCTTGTTTCCATTATAAGCCACAAGCTTTGGTCTACAATATTAGTTGTAAGCATATGTTGTTGTTCCCTAACAGGTGGCCATATCCCTTTCTGGAGCTTAATAACAAGTGGGCTCCTATATGGTGGGTGACACACTCTATAAATTCGAATTTGCTTTTTCTTGCATAAAAATGGTTTTGCTGattaatctatatatatacaatGCAGGTATTTGTGCCTGGCAGTAATCCATGCCCCTTGCCATATGGCGTGTATCATCTGGATAGTCCGAGCCAAAAATACGATTCTCCCCAGATTGTTCCCTCGAGCATTTTTGTCATAGGAAGGACATGCTTGTTTGTTGCGGATACATGGTCTCACACATCAAGAACAATACTCAATTTCACATTTCAAGAACGATGCTTAATTGTACGTGAAAATTTTGCTGGTTCCTATCGTAGGAAATTTCTTTCGGTTTGCACAAATTTAACAGTAAAATTACGATGTTTAGTATGTTTAACAAAATTACTTTGAGAGACCTACTCAACTAGATatatgtttgtttctttttttgtaacATCTAGATATATGTTTAATAACACGTTGAATCACTCGTTAGCAAAGCCACAAATCACAATTACTGCGGTGAAAGAACCAAAAACTCCAAATAGCAGAAATCTAAACTCTGCTCTCTTGAGCACATTCAAAA is a genomic window containing:
- the LOC100798827 gene encoding uncharacterized protein isoform X1, which codes for MLLFLLWDVLKYDSSIFFYYTEWTFILVTIYFALGTIVSAYGCWRFFNKPVIHNGAKAEFLRRDVEETISTNLITSNKLESRYVEEDFQQRAGFWGFVMQTIYQLMSCMHALNAFFLLLDTALNNLPFPWFRVSYFVLWSCGYVIFQWVIHAFGFKWWPYPFLELNNKWAPIWYLCLAVIHAPCHMACIIWIVRAKNTILPRLFPRAFLS
- the LOC100798827 gene encoding uncharacterized protein isoform X2; translation: MLLFLLWDVLKYDSSIFFYYTEWTFILVTIYFALGTIVSAYGCWRFFNKPVIHNGAKAEFLRRDVEETISTNLITSNKLESRYVEEDFQQRAGFWGFVMQTIYQPFPWFRVSYFVLWSCGYVIFQWVIHAFGFKWWPYPFLELNNKWAPIWYLCLAVIHAPCHMACIIWIVRAKNTILPRLFPRAFLS